A window of the Hordeum vulgare subsp. vulgare chromosome 5H, MorexV3_pseudomolecules_assembly, whole genome shotgun sequence genome harbors these coding sequences:
- the LOC123399894 gene encoding respiratory burst oxidase homolog protein B-like — MHNYGGGGGGGGGAGDIVEAGGERVVPHSGPLVGKRSATRKSARFADSVSAPLRAGAGGRGNHHQDHDDDDDYVEVTLDVRDDSVAVHSVKPAAGGEEDPDVTLLARALETRSSSYGGRAGGHGGGVLRNASTRIKQVSQELRRIASVKRRPSRIDRSKSAAAHALKGLKFISKPDGWPAVEKRFDELAENGGLLHRSKFGKCIGMKENAFAGELFDALARRRDISGDSISKAELLEFWDQISDTSFDSRLQTFFDMVDKDADGRITEAEVGEIIRLSAAANDLKKITERIEEYARLIMEELDPDNLGYIELYNLETLLLQAPPTQPSRGGTTSSRNLSQMLSQHLKPTTEPNPLRRWYRRASYFLEDNWRRCWVIILWFSICAGLFAWKFVQYRRRAVFEVMGYCVCVAKGGAETLKFNMALVLLPVCRNTITWLRNRTAAGRVVPFDDNLNFHKVIAAGITVGAGMHIISHLACDFPRLLHATEEEYEPMKPFFGDVQPPNYWWFVKGTEGWTGLVMLALMAVAFTLATPWFRRGRVRLPGPLSRLTGFNAFWYTHHLFIIVYALLIVHGHFLYLTKKWQKKSTWMYVAAPMVLYACERLARALRSSVRPVKILKVAVYPGNVLSLRFSKPQGFRCKSGQYIFVNCAAVSPFQWHPFSITSAPHDDYISVHIRTLGDWTRELKSVFSKVCRPPTDGKSGLLRAEYAGDGGAMPSPSSFPTVLIDGPYGAPAQDYKQYDVVLLVGLGIGATPMISIIKDIINNMKRLDGDIESGSPSDRSVSAASFQTRRAYFYWVTREEGSFDWFRGVMDEVAESDKKGIIELHNYCTSVYEEGDARSALIAMLQSLNHAKHGVDVVSGTRVKTHFARPNWRKVYKDIALKHAGQRVGVFYCGAPVLIKELRQLAQDFSRKTSTKFEFHKENF; from the coding sequence ATGCATAACTatgggggcggcggcggaggaggaggaggagcgggggACATCGTGGAGGCGGGCGGCGAGAGGGTCGTGCCGCACAGCGGGCCTCTGGTGGGGAAGCGCTCCGCCACGCGGAAGAGCGCGCGGTTCGCGGACTCCGTGTCCGCGCCGCTGCGGGCCGGCGCTGGCGGCCGCGGGAACCACCACCaggaccacgacgacgacgacgactacgtggAGGTCACCCTCGACGTGCGGGACGACTCGGTGGCGGTGCACAGCGTCAagccggcggccggcggcgaggaggacccgGACGTCACGCTGCTGGCGCGCGCGCTCGAGACGCGCTCGTCCTCGTACGGCGGCAGGGcaggcggccatggcggcggcgtgcTCCGGAACGCGTCCACGCGGATCAAGCAGGTGTCGCAGGAGCTCCGCCGGATCGCGTCCGTCAAGCGCCGCCCCAGCCGCATCGACCGGTCCAAGTCCGCCGCCGCGCACGCGCTCAAGGGGCTCAAGTTCATCAGCAAGCCCGACGGCTGGCCCGCCGTCGAGAAGCGCTTCGACGAGCTCGCCGAGaacggcggcctcctccaccgcTCCAAGTTCGGCAAGTGCATCGGGATGAAGGAGAACGCCTTCGCCGGCGAGCTCTTCGACGCGCTCGCCAGGCGCCGGGACATCTCCGGGGACAGCATCAGCAAGGCGGAGCTGCTCGAGTTCTGGGACCAGATCTCCGACACCAGCTTCGACAGCCGCCTGCAGACCTTCTTCGACATGGTGGACAAGGACGCCGACGGCAGGATCACAGAGGCGGAGGTCGGGGAGATCATCCGGCTCAGCGCGGCGGCCAACGACCTCAAAAAGATCACCGAGCGGATAGAGGAGTACGCCCGGCTCATCATGGAGGAGCTCGACCCCGACAACCTCGGCTACATCGAGCTCTACAACCTGGAGACGCTGCTGCTGCAGGCGCCGCCGACCCAGCCGTCGCGGGGCGGGACGACCAGCAGCCGTAACCTCAGCCAGATGCTCAGCCAGCACCTCAAGCCGACGACGGAGCCCAACCCGCTCCGCCGGTGGTACCGCCGCGCCAGCTACTTCCTGGAGGACAACTGGCGCCGCTGCTGGGTCATCATCCTGTGGTTCTCCATCTGCGCCGGTCTCTTCGCCTGGAAGTTCGTGCAGTACCGGCGGCGCGCCGTGTTCGAGGTGATGGGCTACTGCGTGTGCGTGGCCAAGGGCGGCGCCGAGACGCTCAAGTTCAACATGGCGCTCGTCCTCCTCCCGGTGTGCCGCAACACCATCACGTGGCTCCGCAACCGCACCGCCGCGGGGCGGGTCGTGCCGTTCGACGACAACCTCAACTTCCACAAGGTGATCGCCGCGGGGATCACCGTCGGCGCCGGGATGCACATCATCTCCCATTTGGCGTGCGACTTCCCGCGGCTGCTGCACGCCACCGAGGAGGAGTACGAGCCGATGAAGCCCTTCTTCGGCGACGTCCAGCCGCCCAACTACTGGTGGTTCGTCAAGGGCACGGAGGGGTGGACGGGGCTGGTGATGCTGGCGCTCATGGCCGTCGCCTTCACGCTCGCCACGCCGTGGTTCCGCCGCGGCAGGGTGCGCCTCCCGGGGCCGCTCAGCCGGCTCACCGGCTTCAACGCCTTCTGGTACACGCACCACCTCTTCATCATCGTCTACGCGCTGCTCATCGTCCACGGCCACTTCCTCTACCTCACCAAGAAGTGGCAGAAGAAGTCGACGTGGATGTACGTGGCGGCGCCGATGGTCCTGTACGCGTGCGAGCGGCTGGCGCGGGCGCTCCGGTCGAGCGTGCGGCCGGTGAAGATACTCAAGGTGGCCGTGTACCCCGGCAACGTGCTGTCGCTGCGCTTCTCCAAGCCCCAGGGGTTCAGGTGCAAGAGCGGGCAGTACATCTTCGTCAACTGCGCCGCCGTGTCGCCGTTCCAGTGGCACCCGTTCTCCATCACGTCGGCGCCGCACGACGACTACATCAGCGTCCACATCAGGACGCTCGGCGACTGGACCCGGGAGCTCAAGAGCGTCTTCTCCAAGGTTTGCAGGCCGCCGACGGACGGGAAGAGCGGGCTGCTCCGCGCGGAGTACGCGGGCGACGGCGGCGCCATGCCCAGCCCGAGCAGCTTCCCAACGGTGCTGATCGACGGGCCGtacggcgcgccggcgcaggacTACAAGCAGTACGACGTGGTGCTGCTGGTGGGGCTGGGCATCGGGGCCAcgcccatgatctccatcatcaaggacatcatcaacaacatgaaGCGGCTCGACGGCGACATCGAGTCCGGCAGCCCCAGCGACAGGAGCGTGTCGGCGGCGTCGTTCCAGACCCGGCGGGCCTACTTCTACTGGGTGACGCGGGAGGAAGGCTCCTTCGACTGGTTCCGCGGCGTCATGGACGAGGTGGCCGAGAGCGACAAGAAGGGCATCATCGAGCTCCACAACTACTGCACCAGCGTGTACGAGGAAGGGGACGCCCGGTCGGCGCTCATCGCCATGCTCCAGTCCCTCAACCACGCCAAGCACGGCGTCGACGTCGTCTCCGGCACCCGCGTGAAGACGCACTTCGCCCGCCCGAACTGGCGCAAGGTGTACAAGGACATCGCCCTGAAGCACGCCGGGCAGCGAGTCGGAGTGTTCTACTGCGGCGCGCCGGTGCTGATCAAGGAGCTGCGCCAGCTTGCCCAAGATTTCTCGAGGAAGACGAGCACCAAATTCGAGTTCCACAAGGAGAATTTTTAA